In one window of Candidatus Scalindua sp. DNA:
- a CDS encoding cytochrome ubiquinol oxidase subunit I, whose product MKHFIKGKSCKVLFSFLFILILQLVTSQYVEAQESGELVQYRNFFGIDARLMVWIVSELHLMFAAFVLGVPMFAVTVEIIGVKSGDIRFDNLAREFTKLLSAAFATTAALGGLLAFCLYGMYPGFMRYMTDVFHPIMFIYALLFFAEAFCLYGYYYSWDILKEKGKWFHIFLGIMLNVFGTTLMFLANSWATFMMSPDGIDLETGAVTSLHAAFDNFLWMPVNIHRLIANVAFGGFVVGAYAAVKFMGSKSDEDKAHYDWMGYIGNFIGLAALIPLPFAGYYLGREIYSASPVMGNIMMGGAFSWTFIIQAILIGMLFIGGNYYLWNGMDRIEGADRYRKFIIFINVIIFFCFAVWLTPHNLPLSGEERALIGEQYHPFSKFFGVMAAKNAVVNLLILSTFFSFLIYRRANKGEIVTFSKHGNSARIALIITAGLTILYLAWYAMGLRAVELDANIKQYITPLLACIAIQITAIVIAVLMTFANRGKSAQIFLFIVTTLIAVVYLAYYGFVVMEKANMVLRFLSVTQVSVVISCLIVNAVLDVFIFKNAKEVGKIRWGKIPLRSQYALLLLCVAIVTLMGLMGFIRSGLRMNWHIYGYMQDTSPGAFTPSISYMGLTTTLIVVLFLALVSFVFWLAGLGDKKKGGHA is encoded by the coding sequence ATGAAACATTTTATCAAAGGGAAAAGCTGTAAGGTACTCTTTTCGTTCCTGTTTATTCTGATACTTCAGCTTGTTACGTCCCAGTATGTCGAGGCGCAGGAAAGTGGTGAGCTTGTACAATACCGGAATTTCTTCGGTATAGATGCACGTTTGATGGTGTGGATAGTTTCTGAATTGCATCTGATGTTTGCAGCGTTTGTACTTGGAGTTCCAATGTTTGCAGTAACGGTGGAGATTATCGGTGTAAAGTCCGGGGACATCAGATTTGACAACCTGGCACGAGAATTTACGAAACTTTTGTCAGCGGCCTTTGCTACAACTGCTGCATTGGGTGGCTTACTCGCATTTTGCCTGTATGGGATGTATCCCGGATTCATGCGCTATATGACCGATGTGTTCCATCCAATAATGTTCATATATGCTTTGCTTTTCTTTGCAGAGGCTTTCTGTTTGTACGGATATTATTATTCGTGGGACATACTCAAAGAGAAGGGTAAGTGGTTTCATATTTTTCTTGGTATCATGTTAAATGTCTTCGGTACGACATTGATGTTTCTCGCAAATTCCTGGGCAACGTTTATGATGTCGCCTGATGGCATAGATCTGGAAACCGGAGCTGTTACCAGTTTACATGCTGCCTTTGATAATTTTCTCTGGATGCCGGTTAATATACACCGACTGATTGCAAATGTTGCTTTTGGTGGTTTTGTTGTTGGTGCTTATGCGGCGGTGAAATTCATGGGATCTAAAAGTGATGAAGATAAAGCTCACTATGATTGGATGGGTTATATCGGTAATTTTATTGGTCTGGCAGCCTTGATACCTCTTCCTTTTGCCGGGTATTACCTTGGGCGTGAGATTTACAGTGCGAGCCCGGTTATGGGAAATATAATGATGGGTGGAGCATTTTCCTGGACCTTCATCATACAGGCTATTCTCATCGGTATGCTCTTCATCGGTGGAAACTATTATCTGTGGAATGGAATGGACAGAATTGAAGGTGCAGATCGTTATCGGAAATTTATAATATTTATTAATGTTATAATTTTCTTCTGCTTTGCGGTATGGTTAACTCCTCATAATCTTCCGCTGAGTGGTGAAGAGAGAGCCTTGATTGGAGAGCAGTATCACCCCTTCTCCAAATTCTTCGGTGTTATGGCTGCAAAGAATGCGGTAGTGAATCTTCTGATACTTTCAACATTTTTCAGCTTTCTTATCTATCGCAGGGCAAATAAAGGAGAGATTGTCACATTTTCAAAGCATGGTAATTCCGCTCGCATAGCTCTGATTATTACCGCAGGGCTGACTATTCTATATCTGGCATGGTATGCAATGGGTTTACGTGCTGTAGAGTTGGATGCAAATATCAAACAGTACATTACACCTCTTCTTGCGTGTATAGCAATACAAATTACCGCTATAGTTATTGCGGTTCTCATGACTTTTGCTAACAGAGGAAAATCTGCTCAAATTTTTCTTTTCATAGTGACTACTCTCATAGCGGTGGTTTATTTAGCCTATTATGGGTTTGTGGTCATGGAGAAGGCGAACATGGTTTTACGGTTTTTGTCTGTGACCCAGGTGTCTGTTGTTATCAGTTGTTTAATTGTCAACGCAGTTTTAGATGTATTTATCTTCAAGAATGCTAAGGAAGTGGGAAAAATTCGCTGGGGTAAAATTCCGCTCCGATCACAATATGCATTACTTTTGCTCTGTGTGGCGATAGTAACGCTGATGGGTCTCATGGGATTCATACGTTCTGGACTGCGGATGAACTGGCATATTTATGGCTATATGCAGGATACTTCGCCTGGAGCATTTACCCCCAGTATTTCATACATGGGTTTAACAACTACTTTGATTGTAGTTCTTTTCCTGGCTCTTGTTTCCTTTGTATTCTGGTTAGCAGGTCTTGGAGATAAGAAGAAAGGGGGCCATGCTTAA
- a CDS encoding ethylbenzene dehydrogenase-related protein: MSKKKEQSNYYFEFTRYLFLILVAFVLFSRFGYTQTSQLFRTYKSEITGKVPETQDAVAAGKKIYEKKCYYCHGIKGDGKGSDALRLNPRPRNFIRNEYKIRSTPLHELPTDEDLFRIITSGIEGTDMPFWSSLSSEERWQVVYYIKTFNTAFEKKSQNASTSGGNEIPVSPESVKIGSELFKDAKCVNCHGEGGKADGKITTTLEGIWDRPYRARNLTKSWLFKGGNAASDIHRTLTNGLNETPMGSYAEYLSDEERWHLAHYVKSISKTMDTDVVLTSKIVESYLPAGPDDPVWDTITSVELPLAGQIIAKPRQWMPSVDSIKVKSFFTDEYIVFLLEWDDTTNEQNETFSDSVALQFPTSIPDGSEKPYFAMGSSGKGVTIWQWRAYDESLQIAENDLEETDKADTATDGGSSLDDKEVEEDSGDVGVNTPENEQAEIVEEEEMKPLFTEFATLREMNAKGFTNVSVQPSSSQLTRGLGVWRNGKWKVMVASPIATNDKKLDIQFEEGKLIPYALAVWDGSKQEVGGLKSISSWYYLNLEKVTPKSVYFYVVIAIIIGTSIQFWVIGRVRRFPPKVNEE; this comes from the coding sequence ATGAGCAAAAAAAAAGAGCAGTCAAATTATTATTTTGAGTTTACGAGATATCTTTTTTTGATACTTGTTGCTTTCGTGCTTTTTTCACGATTTGGGTATACACAGACCTCTCAGCTCTTTAGGACGTATAAGAGTGAGATCACCGGTAAAGTACCTGAAACCCAGGATGCGGTTGCGGCAGGAAAGAAAATTTACGAAAAGAAGTGCTACTACTGCCATGGGATCAAGGGTGACGGGAAAGGTTCTGATGCCCTTAGGCTTAATCCAAGGCCGAGAAATTTCATCAGGAACGAGTATAAAATACGTTCAACACCTCTTCATGAACTTCCGACTGATGAAGATCTTTTCAGGATTATAACAAGCGGAATTGAGGGAACAGATATGCCCTTTTGGAGTTCACTGTCCAGTGAAGAGAGGTGGCAGGTCGTTTATTACATAAAAACTTTCAATACTGCTTTTGAAAAAAAATCTCAGAACGCATCAACTTCTGGTGGCAACGAGATTCCGGTGAGCCCGGAGTCAGTTAAAATTGGTAGTGAGCTCTTTAAAGATGCAAAATGCGTAAACTGTCACGGTGAGGGTGGTAAGGCTGATGGTAAAATAACTACGACATTAGAGGGCATCTGGGATCGTCCCTATCGTGCAAGGAATCTGACGAAAAGCTGGCTTTTTAAAGGTGGTAATGCTGCTTCAGATATTCATAGAACCCTGACGAATGGATTAAATGAAACACCGATGGGTTCCTATGCAGAATATCTGTCAGATGAGGAGCGATGGCATCTGGCTCATTATGTCAAATCAATTTCTAAAACAATGGATACCGATGTGGTGCTTACCTCGAAAATAGTAGAAAGTTATCTTCCTGCTGGACCCGATGATCCGGTCTGGGATACAATCACCTCGGTTGAATTGCCATTGGCCGGGCAGATCATCGCTAAACCGAGACAGTGGATGCCGTCCGTTGATTCAATCAAGGTCAAGTCTTTTTTTACTGATGAGTATATTGTCTTTCTGCTTGAGTGGGACGATACGACAAACGAGCAGAATGAGACGTTTAGTGATTCGGTAGCCTTACAATTTCCCACATCAATCCCTGATGGATCTGAGAAACCCTATTTTGCGATGGGTAGTTCCGGGAAGGGTGTTACGATATGGCAATGGAGGGCGTATGATGAATCTCTTCAAATTGCCGAAAATGATTTAGAAGAAACGGATAAGGCGGACACAGCAACCGATGGTGGCAGCAGCCTGGATGATAAAGAGGTTGAAGAAGATTCCGGTGATGTGGGTGTAAACACCCCTGAAAATGAGCAGGCAGAGATTGTTGAAGAAGAAGAGATGAAGCCTCTTTTTACCGAGTTTGCAACTTTAAGGGAAATGAATGCAAAGGGCTTTACGAATGTGAGCGTTCAGCCTTCCAGCAGCCAGCTTACCCGGGGACTTGGGGTATGGAGAAATGGTAAATGGAAGGTAATGGTAGCCAGTCCGATAGCCACAAATGACAAGAAGCTCGATATTCAATTTGAAGAGGGAAAGCTCATACCGTATGCCTTGGCGGTATGGGACGGATCTAAGCAGGAGGTTGGTGGGCTTAAATCTATTTCATCTTGGTATTATTTGAATTTGGAGAAAGTTACACCAAAAAGTGTCTATTTTTATGTTGTTATTGCAATAATAATTGGAACCAGTATTCAATTTTGGGTTATTGGAAGAGTAAGACGATTTCCCCCGAAGGTTAATGAAGAATAA
- a CDS encoding c-type cytochrome, translated as MASFGKSIIFTLLILGFFVYVCYYVTGLSGGSGGGEAKGINPEAGEQIYWGDGQCSTCHSIGSSGSATRGPNQEGLAARAEERAKERGMATGLEYLIESIVAPGEYVVEGFDNIMPKVYEAPILLERDQIMAVLSYLQTLGGEPDIAAINKLKDKIPQASKSKVIPWIPPIEVEPSVGEQIFFDGTREVTCSKCHMVNGKGAKVGPDLTGIGAVQTPQYIIESILKPSQVIVNGFETMYLITTDGMAYNGIVQSQSEEETVLLVDEEGEIAEYVFYPDEIEQMQKQEISIMPGNFGEMLTTYEFYGIVSYLLSLK; from the coding sequence ATGGCAAGTTTTGGTAAATCTATAATATTTACGTTACTGATTTTAGGGTTTTTTGTATATGTATGTTACTATGTAACAGGATTATCAGGTGGCTCTGGCGGGGGAGAGGCAAAGGGCATCAATCCGGAGGCTGGCGAGCAGATCTACTGGGGTGACGGACAGTGCAGTACCTGCCACAGCATCGGGTCCTCCGGAAGCGCTACGAGAGGACCAAATCAGGAAGGTCTTGCAGCAAGGGCTGAGGAGAGGGCTAAAGAGAGAGGTATGGCTACCGGACTTGAGTATCTCATAGAATCTATCGTAGCACCTGGTGAATACGTTGTCGAGGGTTTTGATAATATCATGCCGAAGGTTTACGAAGCACCGATTCTCTTGGAGCGCGATCAGATAATGGCAGTACTTTCATACCTGCAAACGTTAGGTGGAGAGCCTGACATTGCCGCGATCAATAAACTCAAAGATAAAATTCCTCAGGCATCTAAGAGCAAGGTTATTCCATGGATTCCTCCTATAGAGGTGGAACCCAGCGTAGGAGAGCAAATTTTCTTCGATGGTACACGTGAAGTTACTTGTTCAAAATGTCATATGGTTAATGGTAAAGGAGCCAAGGTTGGTCCGGACTTGACCGGGATTGGTGCAGTGCAGACTCCTCAATATATTATTGAGTCTATCCTGAAACCCAGTCAGGTAATCGTCAATGGTTTTGAAACCATGTATCTTATTACAACTGATGGCATGGCTTATAACGGTATAGTGCAGAGTCAGTCTGAAGAAGAGACCGTGTTGTTGGTAGATGAAGAGGGTGAGATTGCCGAATATGTATTTTATCCAGATGAGATAGAGCAGATGCAGAAACAGGAAATTTCGATAATGCCTGGTAATTTTGGAGAGATGTTGACAACTTATGAATTTTATGGGATTGTTTCATATCTTTTGAGTTTAAAATAG
- a CDS encoding carboxypeptidase regulatory-like domain-containing protein — translation MKKIIESCVKSVVIAFIMVSFTLLVSKSSVNAEYVGGDVSNGGSISGTIKLKGDTPEVKMLKVDKDQATCGHDDIESEALILSADNGIKDAVISITDITKGKKFPADKLEIDQKECIFIPHVTLAPKGQTVELLNSDDVMHNLHSYSMKNTAFNEGVTGGGKLPKNFEYAETIKITCDVHTWMTSWLIVQDHPYYVLSDENGKYTIDNVPAGDYTLQVWQESLGKTTQKVSVKAGENTTVDFELEKKSQKKSRKRR, via the coding sequence ATGAAAAAAATTATTGAAAGTTGTGTGAAAAGTGTCGTAATAGCCTTTATTATGGTTTCGTTTACGTTACTTGTCAGTAAGAGTAGTGTTAATGCTGAGTATGTGGGTGGGGATGTATCCAATGGCGGATCAATTTCTGGTACGATTAAGCTGAAGGGCGATACACCGGAGGTAAAGATGTTAAAGGTTGATAAGGATCAGGCAACCTGCGGTCACGATGATATAGAATCAGAAGCACTGATTTTATCAGCGGACAATGGTATTAAGGATGCTGTTATTTCGATTACAGACATCACCAAGGGGAAAAAGTTTCCTGCTGATAAGCTAGAGATAGATCAGAAAGAATGTATATTCATACCTCATGTGACATTAGCGCCAAAGGGGCAGACGGTTGAGCTGTTAAATAGTGACGATGTTATGCATAATCTGCATTCGTACTCGATGAAAAATACTGCTTTTAATGAAGGGGTTACAGGTGGTGGTAAACTTCCCAAAAATTTTGAATATGCTGAAACTATCAAAATTACCTGTGACGTGCATACCTGGATGACTTCATGGCTGATTGTTCAGGATCACCCATATTATGTATTGAGTGACGAAAATGGTAAATATACGATTGACAATGTTCCTGCAGGTGACTACACTCTTCAGGTCTGGCAGGAATCTCTTGGAAAGACTACACAAAAGGTATCAGTAAAAGCAGGGGAAAACACCACAGTAGATTTTGAATTAGAGAAGAAATCTCAGAAAAAATCCAGAAAACGAAGGTAA
- a CDS encoding cytochrome c: MQKKKHSYSMIWAIISILIVFCIIKFVSPYAFMMLLGKDHTMPTPSTLMLWYMILGVLGALVYVSTSDLKWANFLSFMLPGEDDRTKKMLQKLIVVAFPLLLGWFVYSGTSPGTASPVELRIQHPTLLQKYEKMENPFAHVSEELKERYIEEGKHLYQQNCRPCHGSKADGNGPFANSFRLRPINFTDPGTIATVVESFAFWRIMEGGPGLPDESTPWDSAMPAWEGTLTDDQVWKIIMGEYATAGVKPRQREEME, translated from the coding sequence ATGCAGAAAAAGAAACATTCATATTCGATGATATGGGCCATAATCTCGATACTTATTGTCTTTTGTATAATTAAATTTGTATCACCATATGCGTTCATGATGCTGTTGGGTAAAGATCATACAATGCCAACTCCCAGTACCTTAATGTTATGGTACATGATTCTTGGTGTTCTGGGAGCGCTTGTCTATGTTTCTACCAGTGATTTAAAATGGGCAAACTTTTTAAGTTTCATGCTTCCGGGTGAGGATGACCGGACCAAGAAGATGCTCCAAAAGTTGATCGTGGTTGCATTTCCTTTGTTGCTGGGCTGGTTTGTCTATTCAGGAACTTCTCCTGGAACAGCATCTCCTGTTGAGCTGAGGATACAGCATCCTACTTTGCTGCAAAAGTATGAAAAAATGGAGAATCCATTCGCACACGTATCCGAAGAATTAAAAGAGCGCTATATTGAAGAAGGAAAGCACCTTTATCAACAGAACTGCCGGCCCTGCCATGGTTCAAAGGCCGATGGAAACGGTCCTTTCGCCAATTCGTTTCGATTGCGACCTATTAATTTTACTGATCCCGGTACAATAGCAACAGTTGTTGAGAGTTTCGCCTTCTGGCGTATTATGGAGGGTGGCCCCGGGTTGCCAGATGAGTCTACACCATGGGACTCTGCAATGCCTGCATGGGAAGGAACACTGACAGATGATCAGGTTTGGAAGATTATTATGGGAGAATATGCAACTGCCGGGGTGAAACCAAGGCAGAGGGAGGAAATGGAATAG